In Rattus norvegicus strain BN/NHsdMcwi chromosome 1, GRCr8, whole genome shotgun sequence, a genomic segment contains:
- the C1h16orf82 gene encoding protein TNT, whose product MRTNTEPPLPQDRPQATFRGLQGPLLDKPIPLPPAIKAEKRGSSVCNAQEQKSSSSLSSLENQLHVGSCHSAIIQKPLKIVCSTLGTPESTESLKKSTQSLEPKVCSISTLSNSGYEADEESSKDNLVNRKQTVRLTKRLAARVESSELFPVPHLSPFKNRRPARKGQCTQKSGGEK is encoded by the coding sequence ATGAGAacaaacactgagccacctctcccccAAGACAGGCCACAAGCAACATTCAGAGGCCTCCAGGGCCCCCTCCTGGATAAACCAATCCCACTGCCCCCCGCCATCAAGGCGGAAAAACGGGGGTCTTCTGTCTGTAATGCTCAAGAGCAAAAGTCAAGTTCGTCATTGTCCAGTTTAGAGAACCAGCTGCATGTGGGGTCCTGCCATTCAGCAATCATTCAGAAGCCCCTAAAGATTGTCTGTAGTACCTTGGGAACACCCGAAAGCACTGAGAGCCTCAAGAAGAGCACACAGAGCCTCGAGCCAAAGGTATGCAGTATCTCTACCCTGTCGAACAGTGGCTATGAAGCCGATGAGGAGAGCAGCAAGGACAACCTGGTTAACAGGAAGCAAACAGTGAGGCTGACTAAGCGGCTCGCTGCCCGAGTAGAGAGCAGTGAGCTATTCCCTGTGCCCCATCTCAGCCCATTCAAGAACCGAAGGCCGGCCAGGAAAGGCCAGTGCACCCAGAAGTCTGGAGGGGAAAAGTGA